CACTTACACCGTGCGTGCCAAGTTTGTCGAAGAAAAGCCGGGCGATCAGGACGGGAAGAAGTACGACACGATCCGTCACTACTCGACGGTTACCTTGAATCTCGCGGACGACTCGAAGTAGTCGACCGCCCAACGTTCTCTCCAGCAGAAGCCGCGAGCGGATTCCTTGTCGCAGGGGAATCCGCCGCGGTTGTTGTGTTTCTTGGCAAGCTATTCCGATTCGACCGAAGTCTCCCAGCCATCGTAGGTGCCGCCCGATTCCTGGACCTCGTGAACCAGGCCCAGCGTCAGTTCGTTGATCGCGTCGAAGTCCACTGGGTCAACTCGTTCGAAGCAAACACCAAACGGGCGATCGTCTTCCGGCTCTTCGCCGTTCATCAGGTCTTTGATTTCAAAGTTCTGCGAAGAGATCGTCATCACGAAATCGTTGCGGCTGGCATCGGTTGGGAAGTAAGCCCAGTGCGTTACAGTCCGCGGCTTCTCGAGCGAATCGCCCGACTCGGAAAGGGCCTTGAGCACCTTCTGGTTGTTCATGATCTGCATGTCGTACGGCGTGGGATAGAGGATATCCCAGTAGAACTCCCAATCGGGATCCTCTTGCGAATTACAGGCCCAGCGATGCGTTGTGAAGGGAGCCGTGGCGGCGGTGGTCACCTCTTCGAGTTGTTCGCCGCTGGCCGCATAAAAGCAGAGGATACGTTTGCCTTGCGTCGTCAGGTAACCGACATGCATGGCCCCCAGTGCCTGCTCGATCGCTTCGGCGACTGCTTCTTCGATGGGATAAAGGGCGTTGAATTCGTCCCTGGTCGGCAGGCCGTATTCATCCTGGTTGTTCAGTTGAAACGTCACTTGCAGTAGTTGCGGGCGTTCTGCTTCCGAAGCATCGTCCGAGGCTCCCATGTCCAGCAGAATGGCGGCGGGATGCTCGTTCACATTGGTCAGGTAAGCGTCCCATTGATCAGACATGGTCAGGCCTCGTTCAGAAGTAAGCGTTCGTTCACGCTAGTTAATATACGAGGCCGCCCAGGCGATCTAAACCATGCTCCAGCGTTTTCGCAGATACCACTCCCAGCCGAGCAGTCCAACAATCAACAGCAGGTTGATCCAGCTATCACGCGTCGATTCAGGCCAGGTCCATTTCGTCTGGACCTCGACTTCCGTTTCGGGAGGGCGGCTTTTGATCTCTTCCAGCAGCTGCGAGAACTCTTCCGGCGTCCACATCCGACCGCCAACATCTTGCGTGATCGCCGACAGGGCAGCCAACTGAGAAGGGCGGGCCGAAGGATCGCTCAGCTCCAGGTCTTGGTCGTAAACAAAAAAGCGTCCCTGACCGGTACCGACCGTCACGCCATTTTGCTGCGCGACCACTTCGATCGTGTAATCGCCGGTCTGCGGGCTGGCGTTGAAGTTCCCTTCCAGGATGTTATCGGCAGGAACCGCACGCAGCGGCGTTCGTGAACCATCGGGGCTGATCAGGGTCGTTTCCATTGTCACCCCTTTCAGCGGCTCGCCACTTTGCGAGTTGGCACCGGCGGTGAAGTGGATCGGAGCGCCTGGTACGTAACGTCGTTGACCGAGTTGCACCCAGACGTCGCGTGTTTCGAGGCCATCTTTTTTCGCCAGCCACAAAATGATCTGTCGCCAGAACTGCTTGTGGATATCGCCTTTGCCGGCGAAGACCCACAGCCAGGTGCTGTCGGCGGTGAAGGCCAGCGTGCGGCCAAGACCATATTCGCCAGCGACCAGTAGCGGCTGTCCGTTTTGGGTTTCCAGAATGGTGAGCCCGCGCGGTTTAACGCCTGCCAGTTTGTTCGCACCCGACAAAGCCGGAACGGCACTGAAGGCAGGCGTGCCGCTGTCATCGGTTCCGAGCGAAGACAGAAAATGGTTTCGCGAAGTGACAATCTGAATCGGACCGGGCAGATGCATGTCGGTCCGGATCGGAGCGTCAAAGTCCTGGCGATCGAAGCGGCTCATTTCGACCGGCAGCAAGTTCTGGAAGATTGTCGATTGATAACCGCCGGCACCAAACGCGTGAAAGCCCCCCAGCATGATCAGGCCTTTGCCATCTTCCACTTCTTTGGCCAGCATATCGAGCGAGGTTGGGCCGAACGCGGACGAGTCGACGTCGCCGATGATATAGACGTCGTACTTGCCCTGCGTGATCGTTTCGGTCAGATCGACCGGCCACTGATCGCGGCGCCGACGATCGATCACGCGGAAGTCGAGCTCCATGTCGGCCGACTGCGCGATGACGTTGCGAATCCACTTCTGTTCAGGTCGATCGAGCGTGCTGCTTTCGAGGTAAAGAATCTTTAGCCCGCCATCAAGCACGTTGACGTAAGCGCTCAGAATGTTGTTTTTGATCACCAGTTCGCCGTCCTGCTCCGGCACGACGACGCTTAGCTTGAATTGGCCTGCTTGCTGCGGCGTATAGCGGAACGAGACATCGACAATCTCTTGCGGCTTCGCGGTGGTCGCGTTCTGCGTGTCGATAATCGTCTTCTGGCCTTTGGCGTCTTCGATTACCAGTTGCACCGGTATCGGCTTGTTGGCCATCCCTTGGATGCGTACCGCCGTTTTGACCAGTAGGTCGTTCTTCACGAAGACGGTGTAATGATCCGAAAGGGTTTCGACCGCGGCGTCGCGGGCCTGGGTCGGATCGAGCGCTTTACCGAAGGGGATCGTGTGCAGGGGGGTATCGAGCCGGGCCAGGTCGCGGGCCGCTTGCTGCATTTCAACCTTGGGCGAATAGACTCGCTGCGATCCGTCGGAAAGCAGGATCACACCGGCAAGCTGTTTGCCGATGTTTTGCTGCATCACTTCCGCAATCGACGAGCCAATATCGGTGAAGCGACCATCCGCCGCGGCTGGCATCGCCAGTACGCCATCGACGAACTCGACTCGCTTGGCGGCTTCGTCAAACTGATAGACAGCGACCTCGAAGTTGTCGCCGAGGTTCGCCAGTTGCGGGGCCATTCGCTGCAGCAATTCCCGCTGCACATCCCAGCGCGGGACGCCATCGGCGGCGTCTGGAACGGTCATGCTGCGACTGGAATCGAACAGCACGACCAGCAGCGAGCCCTGGGTTTCTTTCACCGTACGAACCCAGGTCGGGCGAAGCAGTGTCAGCGCGATGAGCAAGATCACCGCGAACCTCAGCCCGGTCAGAATCCAATGGCGACGCGGCGTGAGACCCTGGAACTGCGGACGAATCGCCAGCAGCGCAACCAGCGCGAACACCAAGATCCCCACCAGGAGATAGCTTTCGCCCAAAGGTTGCAGATACCAGTACGACACGTCTTACGATTCCGTTGCTTGTTGTCGGTAGAAACGATTGGCCAAGACATTCTCTAGACCAAACACAATCACCACGATCAGCATCAGCCAAGGGAACAACGGAACCCCCAGTCGTGCTTTGCCTTGTTCGCGAACGATTTGTTCCTGCTGCCGAGCCAGTCGATAGCGACCTGCTCCCAGGATGTCGTCCAGTTGGGCTTCGGTCAGCTTCTCCATCCGCGTAGCGAAGGGAGGAAGGTTCACACTGAAGCCGGACGACTTGCCGCCGGTCCGGGGACGAACGCGATAGGTTCCCAGGCTGCTGGTGAACGGGATCGTGATCGTACCGGAGTCAGGCACCACTTCTTGTGGATCGAGTCCGTTCGGCGTGAACAGCAGATGAATTGTGGCCTCTTCGCCGGGGGCCGTTTCGACCGTAGCAACATCGCCGGCGGTATAGTTAAATCGTTGTTCGCCACCCCGGACAACGTAGCGAGCCATCTGGTTCGAGAGCACAAAGAACGGCCACGACTGAAACCCGGTGAACAGGGTGTTCCAGGCATCGTCCGTTGGATCGCTGACCGATGAAAGAAACGTCAGCACGATCCCTTTGCCAAGCCGTTGTTCGATGAGGGCAGGGGCTCCGTTGCTGAACGGAACGATCGTGTTGCTATCGGTGTCGATATCGGTCAACGACCAGAATCGATCGACCGGAAACTCACGCCACGGAACCGAAGCACCGATGTCGCGGAAAGGAGACAACACGACATGCTGATATTCGCGCGGGTCGAGATACCAAAGGTTATCGCCGGCTCGCCACTGTCGTGAAAGCTTGCCAGGCAGAACGCTCTGCGGGGCCTCTTTATCGAAGTCGGCCTTCACGGCGGCGCGTCCCAAAAATAGCATCAAGCCGCCGCCACGCTGCACGAAGCTTTCCAGCGATTCCCAGTTCGCGTCGGGCATCGGGCCTGGGTCAAGCAGCACGACCGCCTGGTATTCGTCCAGCTTCGCTTGCGTTAAATCGTCTTGCTTGATGATTTCGACCTGGAAGGCTCCTCGTCCCGCGTCGCGATAACTTCGCGGTGCCAACGCGTTGACCAGATCGCGGCTCTCGGCATTGGCCGACTCGACCACCAGCAGCGACCATGGCGTGCGTGCTTCGATGGTGAACCAGCGTTTGTTGTCGGCGCTCAGGCCATCATCGCCGAGTAGTTCGACCCAGCCATGATGGGTGCCGGCGGTCAACGAAGGGAGTCGAAACGGAACGGCGCGAGGCTGCCCGTCGACCAGTTCAATCGTCTGACGATTCCGCCGCGTCGCTTCTGGGACGATCAGCTTGCCGTTCTCGACGATGGGCAGGCGATCGTCTTGCTTTTCGATGAAGAGTTCGATCGTCTTCGGTTCCGAACTGCCGTCGGCCACGACCTCGGCCTGGAGCATGACGTCTTCGTTCTCTGAAACGCTCTCCGACGAAAGAACCAGGTCGCTGATCGCCACGTTGCGAACGTCGTCGGCTCCGACATCCACGATGTACAGCGGAATGTCAGGCTGTTCGGCGAGCTTCGCTTTCAAACGCTGGGCCTGATCGGCATCCCAGGCCGGCGCCGCGAGATCGGTCAGCACGTAGATCTCTTTCCGGGCCAGCGGATGGTCTTGCAGCATATCCAAGGCGTTATTGGTCAAGTCGATCAGCGACTTGCCACCCACCGCGATCTCGAGCCGCTGCAGCGCTTGCCGAGCTGCACCACGATCAGGAGCGAAAACGGCCGTTTGACCACGCTGATCGAGAATCGCCATCTCGCTGTCTTCGGGAAGCTGCGATGTCAGCCACATGCCCAACTCTTGGGCTTTCTCCAGACGCGTTTGATTCTGATGCCGATACAGCATGCGCGGTGAAGTGTCGGCGATGATCACCGCCGCGACGGGAGCTTCCTGTTCGCCGACGATTGGGCCGCTGCTGCTGGTCATCGCCATGACGCCGGTGCCGATCGTTCCTAAGCCGACCAGCGCCGTGATCGCGGTCAAAATATAGGCGAGCGTGCGGTTTTCGCCAC
This genomic interval from Bremerella sp. JC817 contains the following:
- a CDS encoding DUF695 domain-containing protein; amino-acid sequence: MSDQWDAYLTNVNEHPAAILLDMGASDDASEAERPQLLQVTFQLNNQDEYGLPTRDEFNALYPIEEAVAEAIEQALGAMHVGYLTTQGKRILCFYAASGEQLEEVTTAATAPFTTHRWACNSQEDPDWEFYWDILYPTPYDMQIMNNQKVLKALSESGDSLEKPRTVTHWAYFPTDASRNDFVMTISSQNFEIKDLMNGEEPEDDRPFGVCFERVDPVDFDAINELTLGLVHEVQESGGTYDGWETSVESE
- a CDS encoding glutamine amidotransferase, with the protein product MSYWYLQPLGESYLLVGILVFALVALLAIRPQFQGLTPRRHWILTGLRFAVILLIALTLLRPTWVRTVKETQGSLLVVLFDSSRSMTVPDAADGVPRWDVQRELLQRMAPQLANLGDNFEVAVYQFDEAAKRVEFVDGVLAMPAAADGRFTDIGSSIAEVMQQNIGKQLAGVILLSDGSQRVYSPKVEMQQAARDLARLDTPLHTIPFGKALDPTQARDAAVETLSDHYTVFVKNDLLVKTAVRIQGMANKPIPVQLVIEDAKGQKTIIDTQNATTAKPQEIVDVSFRYTPQQAGQFKLSVVVPEQDGELVIKNNILSAYVNVLDGGLKILYLESSTLDRPEQKWIRNVIAQSADMELDFRVIDRRRRDQWPVDLTETITQGKYDVYIIGDVDSSAFGPTSLDMLAKEVEDGKGLIMLGGFHAFGAGGYQSTIFQNLLPVEMSRFDRQDFDAPIRTDMHLPGPIQIVTSRNHFLSSLGTDDSGTPAFSAVPALSGANKLAGVKPRGLTILETQNGQPLLVAGEYGLGRTLAFTADSTWLWVFAGKGDIHKQFWRQIILWLAKKDGLETRDVWVQLGQRRYVPGAPIHFTAGANSQSGEPLKGVTMETTLISPDGSRTPLRAVPADNILEGNFNASPQTGDYTIEVVAQQNGVTVGTGQGRFFVYDQDLELSDPSARPSQLAALSAITQDVGGRMWTPEEFSQLLEEIKSRPPETEVEVQTKWTWPESTRDSWINLLLIVGLLGWEWYLRKRWSMV
- a CDS encoding BatA domain-containing protein, which gives rise to MQFANVGLLLGGLLIAVPIVLHLVMRQQPKQLEFPALRFVRQRSVQNTRRLQLKHWVLLALRCLAVLVLVAALARPGVASAALGKWVLTGSLGIILLIGAFVSAAAWLGGENRTLAYILTAITALVGLGTIGTGVMAMTSSSGPIVGEQEAPVAAVIIADTSPRMLYRHQNQTRLEKAQELGMWLTSQLPEDSEMAILDQRGQTAVFAPDRGAARQALQRLEIAVGGKSLIDLTNNALDMLQDHPLARKEIYVLTDLAAPAWDADQAQRLKAKLAEQPDIPLYIVDVGADDVRNVAISDLVLSSESVSENEDVMLQAEVVADGSSEPKTIELFIEKQDDRLPIVENGKLIVPEATRRNRQTIELVDGQPRAVPFRLPSLTAGTHHGWVELLGDDGLSADNKRWFTIEARTPWSLLVVESANAESRDLVNALAPRSYRDAGRGAFQVEIIKQDDLTQAKLDEYQAVVLLDPGPMPDANWESLESFVQRGGGLMLFLGRAAVKADFDKEAPQSVLPGKLSRQWRAGDNLWYLDPREYQHVVLSPFRDIGASVPWREFPVDRFWSLTDIDTDSNTIVPFSNGAPALIEQRLGKGIVLTFLSSVSDPTDDAWNTLFTGFQSWPFFVLSNQMARYVVRGGEQRFNYTAGDVATVETAPGEEATIHLLFTPNGLDPQEVVPDSGTITIPFTSSLGTYRVRPRTGGKSSGFSVNLPPFATRMEKLTEAQLDDILGAGRYRLARQQEQIVREQGKARLGVPLFPWLMLIVVIVFGLENVLANRFYRQQATES